The proteins below are encoded in one region of Oreochromis niloticus isolate F11D_XX linkage group LG6, O_niloticus_UMD_NMBU, whole genome shotgun sequence:
- the ccdc88aa gene encoding girdin isoform X5 — protein MESGVFLPCLDQFMLSPLVTWVRTFVPNDGGMHLDFSELLDGVFLNDIMTQINPSAASQGAKKMSKDPSQRIQNLNFLVQQIKTFYLDNLRQLIMTPLPNVLLLGRTPYCEQSLDEMKKLLLLLLGCAVQCEKKEEYIERIQTLDFETKAAIAAHIQEFTHSQENVLDLQWLESSELHPDEMEAVVRNMTTHLQHLLDQRDAHLETIAELMQEKEGVVSVLSSPSSPQSASYSPTIQQQQVGTQQHLAVELADSKAKIRRLRQELEEKSEQMLDCRHELENMEAELKRIQQENSQLLLDARTARTYRDELDALRERAIKADKLESEVGRYREQLHKMEFYKAKVEELKEDNRVLQETKEVLEDQLEGWRARSDKIHQLEKHNLLLKAQVHDMEQEREADRRRVEELQTDNLALCLAQRRSMEESQHLGWELEQLSKTTESSQGQQTLSEEVSERACSRLLKLEKENKHLLKTIEELRASVNNITQTKHSYLAMCSNNCTSSTDESSVLQTSCSNAKNHSNGVSLSIVTESMLNGDLSCHQQLDTEELERVQSVNHLPDNPERNIQEKGQLEDGDSGDHFKERMSDLEVLENNHNRRHCFVRSHDHSPGSKNSSPRHESIFTGLPTRSSYASKHTQRLEAKCRALDTVNQHLQTSLDNTDRKVQRLEAEVEELEAENQSLQASLEELRISARRLEQLETEKQTLERETTALERDKRQLEKENRRLRQQAEIQEAKLDSSNVCMASLEREMRFLVKEVEGLRETAERVKGLERDNRELTKQAAIDQRTLATLREELVSEKLRTQQRDNELERLSHELEMKVLNQESAHQAELERPDNSRFKMLESELETSLKRSLQIKDDKLASLEARLQESSSLNQQLRQELKSVKLSYEALQQRQEEERTTSSSTPPRETGKAMSEWLRESQEATKELLKLKDRLIEVERNNATLEAERQALQAQLKQLESQSDSQQAQVLALQRQAASLQENNTALQTHNATLQVEKSTLNSQSASLMAQNTQLQQQQSKAESERDSAIHEREELRGAQEQLLRDHERLAVLHERQAMEYEALMGKHGCLKNAHRTLELEHRTLQDRYNSLLQQRSKLEDLEKALKEEQMRMALEKEQHRTTAAECCRLRDEKDWLNQTYRQLLNDNEALTSDHKQLKSQLNEAKLEHTWLEADFSKLKKDYQQLDITCTKLTNQCELLSQLKGNLEEENRHLLAQIETLMLQNRTLLEQTMESKDLFHVEERQYIDKLNHLRRQKEKLEEKIMDQYKFYEPSPPRRRGNWITLKLKKLMKSNSREHGPERPPTPTHSGVPEPQLSCHDNSSFISSDGSGGSASTSACDVISPQRNSNNHSNDSNLPSGLEDNDELQNHGLNCAESRAQSESSVEFSLSLENEPWSNGSSPVQHPPSRRSSSSSYQPPSDASTPQHTKQQHKEKASTMPTANSKILDIQCEPKQRDPVLPQDFWLRRGTKSIRRGSRGKMTRRASDSGGTGKINPGLNGMNPKLSTSKAETTKASACSPITVLYVQGKSSSMSGCLNCFSSPMGKEGRLKGPWSPKSLPRASSVISTAEGSSRRSSVSSDYKVIVKTDLLPVQVSEYSESNIKEEAASPNQQPEPEIKSSEPAPIPPVKPPRDPAAVQEPLFDSSFTFKSVFSNTIFGDSVATTTTSLDGLDTNQTVLCQNSPLDQICSREVSKSVENTPQTVLNMADEQNSEHAAGLEGKDEQLTIA, from the exons ATGGAGAGTGGAGTTTTTCTGCCCTGTCTGGATCAGTTCATGCTGAGCCCACTTGTCACTTGG GTGAGGACATTCGTGCCAAATGATGGGGGCATGCACTTGGATTTTTCTGAACTGCTGGATGGAGTCTTTCTAAACGACATAATGACTCAAAT AAATCCTTCAGCTGCGTCTCAGGGTGCAAAGAAAATGAGCAAGGATCCAAGTCAGAGGATCCAGAACCTGAACTTTCTCGTGCAGCAGATCAAGACATTTTACCTG GATAATCTGAGACAATTAATCATGACTCCTTTGCCAAATGTGTTGCTGCTTGGCAGGACTCCTTACTGTG AACAAAGCCTGGATGAAATGAAGAAACTTTTGCTATTACTATTGGGATGTGCAGTCCAG tGTGAGAAGAAAGAGGAGTACATTGAGAGAATCCAGACACTTGACTTTGAGACAAAAGCAGCAATAGCTGCTCATATTCAGGAG TTTACTCACAGTCAAGAGAATGTGCTGGATCTGCAGTGGTTGGAGTCAAGTGAGCTGCACCCCGATGAGATGGAGGCAGTAGTAAGGAACATGACCACACACCTCCAACACCTGCTGGATCAGAGGGATGCCCATCTGGAG ACTATAGCAGAGCTAATGCAGGAGAAAGAGGGTGTGGTAAGTGTGCTCAGTAGCCCCTCCAGCCCACAGTCTGCCAGCTACTCTCCTACaattcagcagcagcaggtggggACCCAGCAACACCTTGCAGTGGAACTGGCTGACTCCAAGGCAAAGATCAGACGACTTAGACAAGAACT AGAGGAGAAGAGTGAACAAATGCTGGACTGCAGACATGAGTTGGAGAACATGGAGGCTGAGCTGAAGAGAATCCAGCAGGAG AATTCCCAGTTGCTTCTGGATGCACGCACAGCCCGCACTTACCGTGATGAACTTGATGCCCTGAGAGAGAGAGCCATCAAGGCGGACAAGCTGGAGAGTGAAGTGGGACGCTACAGGGAGCAACTGCACAAGATGGAGTTCTACAAAGCCAAAGTGGAG gAGCTAAAGGAGGATAATAGGGTACTCCAGGAGACTAAAGAGGTTTTGGAGGATCAGCTGGAAGGCTGGAGGGCACGCTCAGATAAAATCCACCAGCTGGAGAAACACAATCTGCTGTTGAAGGCCCAGGTTCATGACATGGAACAG GAGAGGGAGGCAGATCGGCGGCGCGTTGAGGAATTGCAAACGGACAACTTGGCTTTGTGTTTGGCACAGAGGAGGAGTATGGAGGAGTCCCAGCACCTAGGCTGGGAGTTAGAGCAACTCTCCAAGACCACAGAAAGCTCCCAGG GCCAGCAGACCCTGAGTGAGGAAGTCAGTGAGAGGGCCTGCAGTCGATTGCTGAAACTGGAGAAAGAGAACAAACATCTCCTGAAGACCATAGAGGAGCTCAGAGCTTCTGTTAATAACATCACACAAACCAAACATAGCTACCTGGCGATGTGTAGTAACAACTGTACCTCATCAACAGACGAGTCCTCAGTGTTGCAGACCTCCTGCTCAAATGCTAAAAATCACTCTAATGGAGTCTCCCTCAGTATTGTAACAGAGTCGATGCTAAATGGGGATTTAAGCTGCCATCAGCAGCTAGACACCGAGGAGTTGGAGCGAGTCCAGAGTGTGAACCATCTCCCAGATAATCCAGAGCGTAATATCCAGGAGAAAGGACAGCTAGAGGATGGAGACAGTGGAGACCATTTCAAAGAAAGGATGTCCGATTTGGAAGtcttagaaaacaatcacaataGGCGTCATTGTTTTGTGAGGTCACATGATCACTCGCCTGGCTCAAAGAACAGCAGTCCCCGCCATGAAAGCATCTTCACAGGTCTGCCAACACGCTCCTCCTATGCCAGCAAGCACACACAGCGGCTAGAGGCCAAGTGCAGGGCTCTGGACACAGTAAATCAGCATCTACAAACTTCACTTGACAACACTG ACCGAAAGGTTCAGCGTCTAGAGGCAGAGGTTGAGGAGCTGGAAGCAGAGAATCAGAGCCTGCAGGCCTCTTTAGAGGAACTTCGCATCTCTGCAAGACGCCTGGAGCAGTTAGAAACAGAGAAGCAGACCCTGGAGCGTGAAACAACTGCCCTGGAGAGAGACAAGAGGCAGCTAGAGAAAGAGAATCGACGACTCCGGCAACAG GCTGAAATCCAAGAAGCCAAATTAGACAGCAGTAATGTCTGTATGGCTAGCTTGGAAAGGGAGATGCGTTTTCTTGTAAAGGAAGTGGAGGGATTAAGGGAAACTGCTGAGAGGGTCAAAGGCCTGGAGAGAGACAACAGAGAACTGACCAAGCAGGCTGCTATCGACCAGAGAACCCTGGCAACCCTCAGAGAA GAGCTAGTTAGTGAGAAGCTGAGAACCCAGCAAAGAGACAATGAACTAGAGAGGCTTTCCCATGAGCTGGAAATGAAGGTCCTGAACCAGGAGAGTGCACATCAGGCTGAACTAGAGAGACCAGATAACAG CAGGTTCAAAATGCTTGAGTCTGAGCTGGAGACATCTCTGAAAAGGTCTCTGCAGATAAAAGACGACAAGTTGGCTTCTTTGGAGGCCCGTCTGCAGGAATCCTCCTctctgaatcagcagctgcgcCAGGAACTAAAGAGT GTGAAGCTGAGCTATGAAGCCCTGCAacagaggcaggaggaggagaggacaaCATCAAGTTCTACACCTCCAAGAGAAACTGGCAAAGCCATGAGTGAATGGCTACGTGAAAGTCAGGAAGCTACCAAAGAACTGCTGAAGCTAAAAGATCGCCTCATTGAAGTCGAGAGAAAT AATGCGACACTGGAGGCAGAACGCCAGGCTTTACAAGCCCAGCTAAAACAGCTGGAAAGTCAGTCTGACAGCCAGCAGGCTCAGGTCCTTGCCCTGCAGCGGCAGGCTGCCTCACTGCAGGAGAACAACACAGCATTGCAGACACACAATGCAACCCTGCAG gtGGAAAAGTCAACACTGAATTCACAGAGCGCCTCCCTTATGGCCCAAAACactcagctgcagcagcagcagtctaaGGCAGAAAGTGAACGGGACAGTGCTATACATGAACGTGAAGAGCTGCGTGGTGCTCAAGAGCAGCTGTTACGAGATCATGAGCGCCTGGCAGTTCTGCATGAGCGACAAGCCATGGAGTATGAGGCCCTGATGGGCAAGCACGGCTGTCTGAAAAATGCCCACCGCACACTGGAACTGGAGCATCGCACTCTTCAAGACAG ATACAACAGCCTGCTGCAGCAACGTAGCAAATTAGAAGACCTGGAAAAAGCCCTCAAGGAGGAGCAGATGAGGATGGCTTTGGAGAAAGAACAGCACAGGACAACCGCTGCTGAGTGCTGCAGGCTCCGTGATGAGAAAGACTG GCTGAACCAGACATACCGCCAGCTTCTTAACGATAACGAGGCGCTGACATCAGATCACAAGCAGCTCAAGAGCCAGCTGAATGAGGCCAAGCTGGAGCACACGTGGCTAGAGGCAGACTTTTCGAAGCTCAAAAAGGACTATCAGCAGCTCGACATCACGTGCACAAAACTCACAAATCAGTGTGAG CTGCTGAGCCAGTTGAAGGGCAACCTCGAGGAAGAGAACCGCCACCTGCTCGCCCAGATTGAGACCCTGATGCTACAGAACCGGACTTTGCTGGAGCAGACTATGGAGAGCAAAGATCTCTTTCATGTTGAAGAACGCCAGTATAT TGACAAGCTTAATCATTTGAGGAGGCAGAAAGAGAAGCTGGAGGAAAAGATAATGGACCAGTATAAGTTTTATGAGCCCTCGCCTCCTCGCAG ACGTGGGAACTGGATCACtttgaagctgaagaagctgatgAAATCCAATAGCCGCGAGCATGGGCCTGAACGcccacccacacccacacactcagGCGTTCCTGAGCCTCAGCTCTCCTGTCACGACAACAGTTCTTTCATCAGCTCAGATGGCTCTGGAGGCTCAGCCTCCACATCAGCATGTGATGTCATCTCACCCCAACGTAACAGCA ATAACCATTCAAATGACAGCAATTTGCCATCTGGACTTGAGGACAATGATGAGCTGCAAAATCACG GGCTGAATTGCGCTGAGAGCAGAGCCCAAAGTGAGAGCAGTGTCGAGTTCAGCCTAAGCCTGGAGAATGAGCCGTGGTCAAATGGAAGCAGCCCTGTCCAGCACCCTCCATCACGtcgttcctcctcctcctcctaccaACCACCCAGTGATGCCTCAACCCCCCAGCacacaaagcagcagcacaaagaGAAAGCCTCTACCATGCCCACTGCTAACAGTAAGATTTTAGATATCCAATGTGAACCAAAACAGAGAGATCCTGTTCTGCCTCAGGACTTCTGGCTTAGAAGGGGCACAAAAAGTATTCGAAGAGGGTCAAGGGGGAAGATGACAAGGCGCGCATCAGATTCAGGAGGTACAGGCAAAATCAATCCAGGACTCAATGGGATGAATCCTAAACTGAGCACAAGCAAAGCTGAAACTACCAAAGCCTCTGCTTGTTCACCAATCACAGTGTTGTATGTTCAGGGCAAGTCATCCTCAATGTCTGGCTGCCTCAACTGCTTCTCTTCCCCGATGGGAAAAGAAGGGCGACTGAAAGGGCCGTGGTCTCCCAAAAGTCTCCCTCGCGCAAGCAGTGTCATTTCAACAGCAGAGGGCTCGTCCCGACGCTCCAGTGTCAGCAGTGACTACAAGGTGATAGTCAAGACTGACCTGCTCCCTGTCCAGGTTTCAGAGTATTCAGAGAGCAATATTAAGGAAGAAGCAGCAAGCCCGAATCAACAACCAGAGCCAGAGATTAAGAGCAGTGAGCCTGCGCCCATTCCTCCTGTCAAACCTCCAAGAGACCCAGCAGCTGTGCAGGAGCCACTTTTTGACTCCTCATTCACTTTCAAATCTGTCTTTTCCAATACAATCTTTGGTGATTCTGTGGCTACCACCACAACTAGTCTAGATGGGCTTGACACCAACCAAACCGTCCTCTGTCAAAATTCACCTCTGGATCAAATCTGTTCACGAGAAGTCTCAAAATCTGTCGAAAACACACCTCAAACAGTTCTTAATATGGCAGATGAGCAAAATTCAGAGCATGCAGCTGGGCTGGAAGGGAAAGACGAGCAGCTCACAATTGCATGA
- the ccdc88aa gene encoding girdin isoform X6, whose amino-acid sequence MESGVFLPCLDQFMLSPLVTWVRTFVPNDGGMHLDFSELLDGVFLNDIMTQINPSAASQGAKKMSKDPSQRIQNLNFLVQQIKTFYLDNLRQLIMTPLPNVLLLGRTPYCEQSLDEMKKLLLLLLGCAVQCEKKEEYIERIQTLDFETKAAIAAHIQEFTHSQENVLDLQWLESSELHPDEMEAVVRNMTTHLQHLLDQRDAHLETIAELMQEKEGVVSVLSSPSSPQSASYSPTIQQQQVGTQQHLAVELADSKAKIRRLRQELEEKSEQMLDCRHELENMEAELKRIQQENSQLLLDARTARTYRDELDALRERAIKADKLESEVGRYREQLHKMEFYKAKVEELKEDNRVLQETKEVLEDQLEGWRARSDKIHQLEKHNLLLKAQVHDMEQEREADRRRVEELQTDNLALCLAQRRSMEESQHLGWELEQLSKTTESSQGQQTLSEEVSERACSRLLKLEKENKHLLKTIEELRASVNNITQTKHSYLAMCSNNCTSSTDESSVLQTSCSNAKNHSNGVSLSIVTESMLNGDLSCHQQLDTEELERVQSVNHLPDNPERNIQEKGQLEDGDSGDHFKERMSDLEVLENNHNRRHCFVRSHDHSPGSKNSSPRHESIFTGLPTRSSYASKHTQRLEAKCRALDTVNQHLQTSLDNTDRKVQRLEAEVEELEAENQSLQASLEELRISARRLEQLETEKQTLERETTALERDKRQLEKENRRLRQQAEIQEAKLDSSNVCMASLEREMRFLVKEVEGLRETAERVKGLERDNRELTKQAAIDQRTLATLREELVSEKLRTQQRDNELERLSHELEMKVLNQESAHQAELERPDNSRFKMLESELETSLKRSLQIKDDKLASLEARLQESSSLNQQLRQELKSVKLSYEALQQRQEEERTTSSSTPPRETGKAMSEWLRESQEATKELLKLKDRLIEVERNNATLEAERQALQAQLKQLESQSDSQQAQVLALQRQAASLQENNTALQTHNATLQVEKSTLNSQSASLMAQNTQLQQQQSKAESERDSAIHEREELRGAQEQLLRDHERLAVLHERQAMEYEALMGKHGCLKNAHRTLELEHRTLQDRYNSLLQQRSKLEDLEKALKEEQMRMALEKEQHRTTAAECCRLRDEKDWLNQTYRQLLNDNEALTSDHKQLKSQLNEAKLEHTWLEADFSKLKKDYQQLDITCTKLTNQCELLSQLKGNLEEENRHLLAQIETLMLQNRTLLEQTMESKDLFHVEERQYIDKLNHLRRQKEKLEEKIMDQYKFYEPSPPRRRGNWITLKLKKLMKSNSREHGPERPPTPTHSGVPEPQLSCHDNSSFISSDGSGGSASTSACDVISPQRNSTTLKMFPRMRNRLKDRDKVKSLFWRSISLSSLVCPSPPIRGKLLA is encoded by the exons ATGGAGAGTGGAGTTTTTCTGCCCTGTCTGGATCAGTTCATGCTGAGCCCACTTGTCACTTGG GTGAGGACATTCGTGCCAAATGATGGGGGCATGCACTTGGATTTTTCTGAACTGCTGGATGGAGTCTTTCTAAACGACATAATGACTCAAAT AAATCCTTCAGCTGCGTCTCAGGGTGCAAAGAAAATGAGCAAGGATCCAAGTCAGAGGATCCAGAACCTGAACTTTCTCGTGCAGCAGATCAAGACATTTTACCTG GATAATCTGAGACAATTAATCATGACTCCTTTGCCAAATGTGTTGCTGCTTGGCAGGACTCCTTACTGTG AACAAAGCCTGGATGAAATGAAGAAACTTTTGCTATTACTATTGGGATGTGCAGTCCAG tGTGAGAAGAAAGAGGAGTACATTGAGAGAATCCAGACACTTGACTTTGAGACAAAAGCAGCAATAGCTGCTCATATTCAGGAG TTTACTCACAGTCAAGAGAATGTGCTGGATCTGCAGTGGTTGGAGTCAAGTGAGCTGCACCCCGATGAGATGGAGGCAGTAGTAAGGAACATGACCACACACCTCCAACACCTGCTGGATCAGAGGGATGCCCATCTGGAG ACTATAGCAGAGCTAATGCAGGAGAAAGAGGGTGTGGTAAGTGTGCTCAGTAGCCCCTCCAGCCCACAGTCTGCCAGCTACTCTCCTACaattcagcagcagcaggtggggACCCAGCAACACCTTGCAGTGGAACTGGCTGACTCCAAGGCAAAGATCAGACGACTTAGACAAGAACT AGAGGAGAAGAGTGAACAAATGCTGGACTGCAGACATGAGTTGGAGAACATGGAGGCTGAGCTGAAGAGAATCCAGCAGGAG AATTCCCAGTTGCTTCTGGATGCACGCACAGCCCGCACTTACCGTGATGAACTTGATGCCCTGAGAGAGAGAGCCATCAAGGCGGACAAGCTGGAGAGTGAAGTGGGACGCTACAGGGAGCAACTGCACAAGATGGAGTTCTACAAAGCCAAAGTGGAG gAGCTAAAGGAGGATAATAGGGTACTCCAGGAGACTAAAGAGGTTTTGGAGGATCAGCTGGAAGGCTGGAGGGCACGCTCAGATAAAATCCACCAGCTGGAGAAACACAATCTGCTGTTGAAGGCCCAGGTTCATGACATGGAACAG GAGAGGGAGGCAGATCGGCGGCGCGTTGAGGAATTGCAAACGGACAACTTGGCTTTGTGTTTGGCACAGAGGAGGAGTATGGAGGAGTCCCAGCACCTAGGCTGGGAGTTAGAGCAACTCTCCAAGACCACAGAAAGCTCCCAGG GCCAGCAGACCCTGAGTGAGGAAGTCAGTGAGAGGGCCTGCAGTCGATTGCTGAAACTGGAGAAAGAGAACAAACATCTCCTGAAGACCATAGAGGAGCTCAGAGCTTCTGTTAATAACATCACACAAACCAAACATAGCTACCTGGCGATGTGTAGTAACAACTGTACCTCATCAACAGACGAGTCCTCAGTGTTGCAGACCTCCTGCTCAAATGCTAAAAATCACTCTAATGGAGTCTCCCTCAGTATTGTAACAGAGTCGATGCTAAATGGGGATTTAAGCTGCCATCAGCAGCTAGACACCGAGGAGTTGGAGCGAGTCCAGAGTGTGAACCATCTCCCAGATAATCCAGAGCGTAATATCCAGGAGAAAGGACAGCTAGAGGATGGAGACAGTGGAGACCATTTCAAAGAAAGGATGTCCGATTTGGAAGtcttagaaaacaatcacaataGGCGTCATTGTTTTGTGAGGTCACATGATCACTCGCCTGGCTCAAAGAACAGCAGTCCCCGCCATGAAAGCATCTTCACAGGTCTGCCAACACGCTCCTCCTATGCCAGCAAGCACACACAGCGGCTAGAGGCCAAGTGCAGGGCTCTGGACACAGTAAATCAGCATCTACAAACTTCACTTGACAACACTG ACCGAAAGGTTCAGCGTCTAGAGGCAGAGGTTGAGGAGCTGGAAGCAGAGAATCAGAGCCTGCAGGCCTCTTTAGAGGAACTTCGCATCTCTGCAAGACGCCTGGAGCAGTTAGAAACAGAGAAGCAGACCCTGGAGCGTGAAACAACTGCCCTGGAGAGAGACAAGAGGCAGCTAGAGAAAGAGAATCGACGACTCCGGCAACAG GCTGAAATCCAAGAAGCCAAATTAGACAGCAGTAATGTCTGTATGGCTAGCTTGGAAAGGGAGATGCGTTTTCTTGTAAAGGAAGTGGAGGGATTAAGGGAAACTGCTGAGAGGGTCAAAGGCCTGGAGAGAGACAACAGAGAACTGACCAAGCAGGCTGCTATCGACCAGAGAACCCTGGCAACCCTCAGAGAA GAGCTAGTTAGTGAGAAGCTGAGAACCCAGCAAAGAGACAATGAACTAGAGAGGCTTTCCCATGAGCTGGAAATGAAGGTCCTGAACCAGGAGAGTGCACATCAGGCTGAACTAGAGAGACCAGATAACAG CAGGTTCAAAATGCTTGAGTCTGAGCTGGAGACATCTCTGAAAAGGTCTCTGCAGATAAAAGACGACAAGTTGGCTTCTTTGGAGGCCCGTCTGCAGGAATCCTCCTctctgaatcagcagctgcgcCAGGAACTAAAGAGT GTGAAGCTGAGCTATGAAGCCCTGCAacagaggcaggaggaggagaggacaaCATCAAGTTCTACACCTCCAAGAGAAACTGGCAAAGCCATGAGTGAATGGCTACGTGAAAGTCAGGAAGCTACCAAAGAACTGCTGAAGCTAAAAGATCGCCTCATTGAAGTCGAGAGAAAT AATGCGACACTGGAGGCAGAACGCCAGGCTTTACAAGCCCAGCTAAAACAGCTGGAAAGTCAGTCTGACAGCCAGCAGGCTCAGGTCCTTGCCCTGCAGCGGCAGGCTGCCTCACTGCAGGAGAACAACACAGCATTGCAGACACACAATGCAACCCTGCAG gtGGAAAAGTCAACACTGAATTCACAGAGCGCCTCCCTTATGGCCCAAAACactcagctgcagcagcagcagtctaaGGCAGAAAGTGAACGGGACAGTGCTATACATGAACGTGAAGAGCTGCGTGGTGCTCAAGAGCAGCTGTTACGAGATCATGAGCGCCTGGCAGTTCTGCATGAGCGACAAGCCATGGAGTATGAGGCCCTGATGGGCAAGCACGGCTGTCTGAAAAATGCCCACCGCACACTGGAACTGGAGCATCGCACTCTTCAAGACAG ATACAACAGCCTGCTGCAGCAACGTAGCAAATTAGAAGACCTGGAAAAAGCCCTCAAGGAGGAGCAGATGAGGATGGCTTTGGAGAAAGAACAGCACAGGACAACCGCTGCTGAGTGCTGCAGGCTCCGTGATGAGAAAGACTG GCTGAACCAGACATACCGCCAGCTTCTTAACGATAACGAGGCGCTGACATCAGATCACAAGCAGCTCAAGAGCCAGCTGAATGAGGCCAAGCTGGAGCACACGTGGCTAGAGGCAGACTTTTCGAAGCTCAAAAAGGACTATCAGCAGCTCGACATCACGTGCACAAAACTCACAAATCAGTGTGAG CTGCTGAGCCAGTTGAAGGGCAACCTCGAGGAAGAGAACCGCCACCTGCTCGCCCAGATTGAGACCCTGATGCTACAGAACCGGACTTTGCTGGAGCAGACTATGGAGAGCAAAGATCTCTTTCATGTTGAAGAACGCCAGTATAT TGACAAGCTTAATCATTTGAGGAGGCAGAAAGAGAAGCTGGAGGAAAAGATAATGGACCAGTATAAGTTTTATGAGCCCTCGCCTCCTCGCAG ACGTGGGAACTGGATCACtttgaagctgaagaagctgatgAAATCCAATAGCCGCGAGCATGGGCCTGAACGcccacccacacccacacactcagGCGTTCCTGAGCCTCAGCTCTCCTGTCACGACAACAGTTCTTTCATCAGCTCAGATGGCTCTGGAGGCTCAGCCTCCACATCAGCATGTGATGTCATCTCACCCCAACGTAACAGCA CCACTCTGAAAATGTTTCCCCGTATGAGGAACCGGCTGAAGGACAGAGACAAAGTCAAGTCCCTGTTTTGGCGTTCCATAT CCCTCAGTAGCTTAGTCTGTCCCTCGCCCCCCATTAGAGGTAAACTGCTTGCCTGA